One Saccharomyces kudriavzevii IFO 1802 strain IFO1802 genome assembly, chromosome: 4 genomic region harbors:
- the RAV2 gene encoding Rav2p (similar to Saccharomyces cerevisiae RAV2 (YDR202C); ancestral locus Anc_8.410) — translation MSVELYPNDRFGAVSQYDEHKDAVEECSWLIEEIVKPQLPNIIDNFSKCLEMLESDQVFKMPISNGIPNESSKQNDTPTVKGVITRQGEYIIDFHIVVRFPQFQRGKQVMFRMNTGLNFLLVQFSKIMTHLKSILEILNQLQLITDASEFMGKFGVAMELLNHSLILLQNPPRDLVFPEDNNYAMKEMFQDCYSVCESTAHILGLELTLCKNELCMELRNLTKVTKKPWCEIDSKTGKSFCDEIRNQVTNERHKKLSKILSENGVQVQDSTLLNHIISSFQSETITLPEAQELLRRGVTFDNRVVMECEKLIVSTSDPTLISISSKLNSLKATMANHQANLNADKQLSTTE, via the coding sequence atgagtGTTGAACTGTATCCAAATGATAGATTCGGAGCGGTTAGTCAGTACGATGAACACAAAGACGCCGTAGAAGAATGTTCCTGGCTCATCGAAGAGATCGTCAAACCTCAATTACCGAACAtcattgataatttttctaagTGTTTGGAAATGCTAGAGAGTGATCAAGTATTTAAGATGCCCATATCTAATGGTATTCCCAACGAAAGCAGCAAACAAAATGATACACCGACGGTCAAGGGTGTTATCACGAGACAAGGTGAATATATCATCGACTTCCATATCGTAGTGAGATTTCCACAATTCCAAAGGGGTAAACAAGTAATGTTCCGGATGAATACTGGTTTGAATTTCTTACTTGTTCAATTCAGTAAGATAATGACTCACTTAAAAagtattttggaaatattgAACCAACTACAACTGATCACAGATGCCAGCGAGTTCATGGGTAAATTTGGCGTCGCCATGGAGCTGTTAAACCATTCACTAATACTTTTACAAAACCCTCCTAGAGATTTAGTATTTCCAGAAGATAATAACTATGCCATGAAGGAAATGTTTCAAGATTGCTACTCAGTCTGCGAATCTACAGCTCATATCCTAGGATTAGAACTAACACTTTGTAAAAATGAGCTTTGTATGGAATTGCGGAATCTTACCAAGGTGACAAAGAAACCTTGGTGCGAGATTGATAGTAAAACTGGCAAATCATTCTGTGATGAGATAAGAAATCAAGTGACAAATGAAAGACACAAAAAGTTGTCAAAAATTCTCTCAGAAAACGGTGTACAAGTCCAAGATTCTACACTGCTAAATCACataatctcttcttttcaaagtgaGACCATTACTCTCCCAGAAGCCCAGGAATTATTAAGAAGAGGTGTCACATTTGACAACAGGGTAGTCATGGAATGTGAAAAGTTAATAGTCTCTACAAGCGACCCAACTTTGATCAGTATAAGCTCCAAATTAAACAGTCTTAAGGCGACGATGGCAAATCATCAAGCTAATTTGAATGCTGATAAACAATTAAGTACGACTGAGTAA
- the SPC19 gene encoding Spc19p (similar to Saccharomyces cerevisiae SPC19 (YDR201W); ancestral locus Anc_8.409): MTDALEQSVLALERTVSVLKDSVESLKRSNEPSTNLASTMLQTKRVFRLVPEYDVERSKLDLIEEVEPLVRTLGDKLRKSMGRMQRELDTLQQTYELNDLRLKKNINMENDNDVLNNPEVSREDEGRDDVSTDVVMMASSTNEELEELKKLKEKKKQLENKLQILKHK; the protein is encoded by the coding sequence ATGACGGATGCCTTGGAACAAAGTGTGCTTGCGTTAGAGAGAACAGTTTCGGTGTTGAAAGATTCTGTCGAGTCTTTAAAACGCTCAAACGAACCCAGTACGAATCTCGCATCAACGATGCTACAAACTAAAAGGGTTTTCCGTTTAGTCCCTGAGTATGATGTGGAGAGATCTAAATTGGATCTGATTGAAGAAGTAGAACCCCTCGTTAGAACGCTGGGCGATAAATTACGAAAATCTATGGGCAGAATGCAAAGAGAACTGGATACATTGCAGCAGACCTATGAATTGAACGATTTAaggttgaagaaaaacattaaTATGGAAAACGATAACGATGTTCTGAATAACCCAGAAGTCAGTCGCGAAGATGAAGGCAGAGATGATGTAAGTACGGATGTCGTTATGATGGCATCGTCTACTAACGAGGAATTGGAAgagttgaagaagttgaaagaaaagaaaaagcagcTGGAAAATAAGTTGCAAATACTCAAACATAAATAG
- the COQ4 gene encoding ubiquinone biosynthesis protein COQ4 (similar to Saccharomyces cerevisiae COQ4 (YDR204W); ancestral locus Anc_8.411): MLRPSMLRSITALSGKCQRRGIVLPAAAMYTLGSLVFGREARLADAMERGELHNKNVDYVKEAEERTESRIRALANSRPLKPRYEGHVPLYQYEKLLLFAISGWNSFFHPEDGYNIVQLGEATALPVFLESLKQTMLSDPSGRRILKEQPNITTDILHMDNLAKLPHNTFGYVYYQWLKRENVSPDTRAPVKFIDDPVHAYIFKRYRQCHDFYHAITNMPIIIEGEVTIKALEGANLGVPMAILGGILAPLRLKKAQRKRLYDIYLPWAVRTGLSCKPLINVYWEEMLEKDVDVLRKDLQITLPPDLRTMRKERIALRRELEAKYNTHK; this comes from the coding sequence ATGCTAAGACCATCTATGTTAAGGTCAATCACTGCATTATCAGGGAAATGCCAACGTCGGGGAATAGTTCTTCCTGCAGCTGCAATGTACACCTTGGGTTCGTTAGTATTTGGCAGGGAAGCAAGGTTGGCGGATGCCATGGAACGTGGTGAGTTACATAACAAGAACGTGGATTATGTGAAAGAGGCTGAAGAACGCACAGAGTCGCGTATTAGGGCCCTGGCTAATAGTAGACCGCTGAAGCCTCGGTACGAAGGCCATGTCCCCCTTTATCAGTACGAGAagttgttattatttgcAATTTCCGGTTGGAATTCATTCTTTCATCCTGAAGATGGTTATAACATTGTCCAGCTGGGTGAGGCCACTGCCTTGCCTGTCTTCTTGGAGAGTTTGAAGCAAACAATGCTTAGCGATCCTTCTGGGAGACGCATCCTAAAGGAACAGCCCAACATTACAACAGATATTTTACATATGGATAACTTGGCCAAACTGCCCCATAACACTTTTGGATATGTGTACTATCAGTggttgaaaagagaaaacgTTTCTCCGGACACGAGAGCACCTGTTAAATTCATTGATGATCCCGTGCATGCATATATTTTCAAGAGGTACAGACAATGCCATGATTTCTACCATGCTATAACCAACATGCCTATTATTATCGAGGGTGAGGTCACCATAAAGGCCCTAGAGGGTGCCAACTTGGGCGTTCCTATGGCTATTCTTGGTGGTATCCTCGCACCTTTACGGCTGAAAAAAGcgcaaagaaaaaggctgTACGATATATATCTCCCATGGGCCGTTAGAACAGGTTTGAGTTGCAAGCCATTGATCAATGTGTATTGGGAGGAAATGTTGGAAAAGGATGTCGATGTCTTAAGAAAGGACCTGCAAATAACGCTCCCCCCAGATCTAAGGACAATGAGGAAGGAGCGTATAGCCCTCAGGAGGGAACTTGAGGCGAAATATAACACACACAAATGA
- the MSC2 gene encoding metal cation transporter MSC2 (similar to Saccharomyces cerevisiae MSC2 (YDR205W); ancestral locus Anc_8.413) gives MDLQELLAKVPLLLSYPTIILSSNLIVPSHNDLILRTATSAAEHDQQGPAFFSTDYIIRVILLPTFIASSFNLFAYYFNFVNYSSRRKYYVLFSGIFLISILTHIFHPIQSTCISLLIIKRLTVASESSSRTAFGFWTNLKTFVPFIIMTLVVLHCDSSAGIGAEDVGKISVPLITYALLMFGLRYVSPLLLSTLSSNVDIAPKDNGITQDSIGRNKKFPLMIILPIVSFTLLYLTIIINNTYNIQLLMVFVFYGCLSIFFLSLRDLFAEDINQERRIQENEHCHKFEICYMICHFWLTRFTILLTGIMAIVVHFLSFNEVTFSIKTDLVTLVYVIVAEYVSTSSSIQGDSHSHDHAHSHSHPCNASSLENESIFRQMALNKDTRSIFSFLLLNTAFMFVQLLYSFRSKSLGLLSDSLHMALDCTSLLLGLIAGILSKKPASDKFPFALNYLGTLAGFTNGVLLLGIVCGIFVEAIERLFNPIHLHGTNELLVVATLGLLVNLVGLFAFDHGAHEHGGTDNENMKGIFLHILADTLGSVGVVISTLLIKLTHWPIFDPIASLLIGSLILLSALPLLKSTSANILLKLDDKKHNVVKSALNQISTTPGITGYTTPRFWPTEAGSSGHSHSHGHTHSHSEDHSHGHHCEQPNQPLENPTLVGYIHVQYAEGENSTIIKKRVEKIFENVGIKAWVQVEPQNSTCWCRATSMNTVSATAPNSLPLQPIAN, from the coding sequence ATGGATCTGCAAGAACTACTGGCAAAAGTGCCGCTGCTGCTATCCTATCCAACTATTATTTTATCCAGTAATCTCATCGTACCTTCTCACAATGATCTCATATTAAGAACAGCCACATCAGCAGCGGAGCACGACCAGCAAGGGCCAGCGTTTTTCAGCACAGATTACATTATCAGAGTGATACTTCTGCCAACATTCATAGCCTCCTCTTTCAATCTATTCGCGTACTACTTTAATTTCGTCAACTACTCTAGCCGAAGAAAGTATtatgttttattttctggAATCTTCCTTATATCGATACTGACCCATATTTTCCATCCAATTCAGTCAACATGTATATCTCTGTTGATTATTAAGCGCCTGACTGTTGCGAGTGAATCTTCAAGCAGGACCGCTTTCGGTTTTTGGACCAATCTAAAAACATTCGTACCCTTCATTATTATGACACTAGTTGTATTGCACTGTGACTCTTCAGCGGGCATTGGTGCGGAAGATGTGGGTAAAATATCTGTGCCTCTGATAACATATGCTCTATTGATGTTTGGACTAAGGTACGTGTCACCACTGTTATTATCGACTCTTTCAAGTAACGTGGATATTGCTCCCAAAGACAATGGCATAACACAAGACTCGATAGGCagaaataagaaatttCCGCTGATGATTATATTACCAATTGTTTCATTTACCCTTTTGTACCTAACAATTATCATAAACAATACTTATAATATTCAGTTATTGATGGTGTTCGTGTTTTATGGATGTTTGtctatctttttcttatccTTGAGAGATTTGTTCGCTGAAGATAtaaatcaagaaagaagaatccAGGAGAATGAACATTGTCATAAGTTTGAGATATGTTATATGATTTGTCACTTCTGGCTGACAAGGTTCACCATTTTATTAACGGGTATAATGGCCATTGTAGTGCATTTTTTATCCTTTAATGAGGTCACGTTTTCCATCAAAACAGATTTAGTAACTTTAGTTTATGTTATAGTGGCAGAATATGTTTCTACTTCATCCAGCATACAGGGGGATTCACATTCTCATGATCATGCACATTCTCATTCTCATCCATGCAATGCCTCATcacttgaaaatgaaagcaTCTTCAGACAAATGGCCTTGAACAAAGATACTAGGTCCATCTTTTCATTCCTGTTATTGAATACTGCCTTTATGTTTGTACAACTTCTGTATTCGTTCCGGTCCAAATCATTGGGCTTGTTATCCGATTCACTACATATGGCCCTGGACTGCACTTCTCTACTATTGGGTTTAATTGCTGGTATATTAAGTAAAAAACCAGCAAGTGATAAGTTTCCTTTCGCTCTGAACTATCTTGGTACTCTAGCCGGTTTCACAAATGGTGTTCTTTTGTTAGGTATAGTCTGCGGTATCTTTGTGGAAGCGATTGAAAGACTTTTCAACCCTATTCATCTCCATGGAACAAATGAGTTGTTGGTCGTTGCTACATTAGGGTTATTAGTCAACCTTGTTGGTCTATTTGCCTTTGATCATGGTGCTCATGAACATGGTGGTACGGATAACGAGAATATGAAGGGGATTTTTTTGCACATATTGGCTGATACATTGGGTTCTGTTGGAGTGGTTATTTCTACATTATTAATCAAACTAACGCATTGGCCCATTTTTGACCCAATCGCCTCCTTATTGATTGGTTCCTTAATCTTATTAAGTGCTCTGCCCCTATTGAAATCTACCTCTGCGAACATTCTATTAAAATTAGATGACAAGAAGCATAACGTAGTCAAAAGTGCCCTTAACCAAATCTCAACGACACCAGGTATCACTGGCTACACAACCCCTAGGTTTTGGCCCACGGAGGCAGGTAGTTCTGGACATTCTCATTCCCATGGTCATACCCACTCCCATTCAGAGGATCATAGTCACGGGCATCATTGTGAACAGCCAAACCAACCACTAGAAAATCCAACTCTGGTAGGGTACATTCACGTACAGTATGCAGAGGGAGAAAATTCAACaatcatcaagaaaagagtagaaaaaatatttgaaaatgtaGGGATCAAAGCATGGGTACAAGTTGAGCCTCAAAATTCCACCTGCTGGTGCCGCGCTACTTCGATGAATACAGTGTCGGCTACAGCCCCCAATTCTCTACCTTTACAGCCCATTGCTAATTGA
- the EBS1 gene encoding Ebs1p (similar to Saccharomyces cerevisiae EBS1 (YDR206W) and EST1 (YLR233C); ancestral locus Anc_8.415): MELSNTQREDIPAAFDGIKSQLNLILKSNQLFQDNALLNGFLAFVHSKLNALVVSSIESQCALRLSKNSTTANLVPFDHREMSLILDFSWESVHYPIFKWFQMWRSYILFEKENKKQQTKFIEFRRMNSKMLKFFKTVQSFYFNIINTVYKEYSLSVLLPNKVIRDLKLDDIEGTANHGGNFVVDTFNNDNAFVLLILTLFHRCLLFLGTAHRYKSLLEEISNKYTILNLNKSLNFFRLASIMLPSAGETYSQAGMVFLQTGNLGTAMYNFVKGMMTKMPSPVSIKNFHSIMVDNKSSLNRNLHTIIMNTYLQESKGGRAPPKEVLEFYFLGLFGSVWSPSSWRDDTKPNQLNNGIKLKHLEVVLYETMSTMYLKNMRVIFNNLIVTIGGFHLLLKRRSEVGIKTLKDLRNNELDYLKFAFKFIVHILNDIVKESWSENVEVFEILGMVRIINYWIKSNLIVLQYSQTNIEFVNAVAYLMNDIMKKKPNFSFNATENPPKRTYLFEEDLMVNGLSFVDYQLSDFQDHDKILQMDQNLDRLIGDPPLADKESATSEMFLRLQVVVNLSFNLLMKNKCGVEWSDDKSRFIFNKKIDLKETVKPNTKSSKRPNEKAKLSRKIKVSITDDSIPMADLERQMRNSSLNSSFPTMGYSGSSVPMAPDTFNIKPSGIITGNRVNSKTFESEVSDQRVDDTITNVSPVYSSAAVFSSTSTGGSSFDLSNILSPAQPKSMQALNIQKPSSDIHRQVQSSMQGGVHSPQQPPLLMSSLNSTYSNSTMSSSASVVSYPYMFLNQQSRGVVPSFNAQDLQWQNEAFPSNSRNFSNPVWMSHQHQTPAPPVYAHSQQQMYQQPAQQEAGKYMQFSYGAPNSTGNMKRNDRNGMF, encoded by the coding sequence ATGGAATTATCCAATACCCAAAGAGAAGATATTCCGGCCGCTTTTGATGGTATAAAAAGTCAATTGAACCTTATATTGAAATCAAATCAGTTATTTCAAGATAATGCGTTATTGAATGGGTTCTTGGCATTTGTTCACTCCAAATTGAATGCCCTTGTCGTTTCATCCATAGAATCTCAATGTGCTTTGCGTCtatccaaaaattcaacTACTGCGAATCTTGTGCCCTTTGACCATAGAGAGATGTCTTTGATTTTAGATTTTTCTTGGGAAAGCGTACATTATCCGATATTCAAGTGGTTCCAGATGTGGAGAAGTTacattttatttgaaaaagagaacaaaaaacAGCAAACTAAATTTATTGAGTTTAGAAGAATGAATTCGAAGATGttaaaattcttcaaaacagTCCAAAGCTTTTATttcaatattattaacACGGTCTATAAAGAGTACAGTTTATCTGTGCTTTTGCCGAATAAGGTTATTCGAGACCTAAAGTTGGATGATATCGAAGGAACTGCTAATCACGGCGGCAATTTTGTAGTTGATACATTTAATAACGATAATGCGTTTGTCCTCCTCATTCTGACTCTTTTCCATCGATGTCTGTTGTTTTTAGGAACAGCGCATCGCTACAAAAGTCTCCTCGAGGAAATTTCCAACAAGTACACTATCCTTAATTTGAACAagtctttgaatttctttcgCTTAGCTTCAATCATGTTACCAAGCGCTGGCGAAACGTATTCGCAAGCGGGAATGGTATTCCTGCAGACAGGAAACTTGGGAACTGCAATGTACAACTTTGTCAAGGGCATGATGACTAAGATGCCAAGTCCCGTGTCAATTAAAAACTTTCACTCAATAATGGTAGATAATAAAAGTTCATTGAACCGTAATTTGCATACTATCATCATGAACACATATTTACAAGAATCCAAAGGAGGAAGAGCACCTCCCAAAGAGGTATTGGAATTCTATTTCCTGGGCCTATTTGGGTCTGTTTGGTCGCCTAGTAGTTGGAGGGATGATACAAAACCTAATCAATTAAACAATGGTATCAAATTAAAGCATTTGGAAGTAGTACTTTATGAAACCATGTCGACAATGtatttaaaaaatatgcgggtcatcttcaataatttAATCGTTACAATAGGTGGGTTTCATCTTTTATTAAAAAGGCGATCCGAAGTAGGCATAAAGACCTTGAAAGATTTACGTAACAATGAGTTGGATTATCTAAAGTTTGCATTCAAATTTATCGTTCACATCCTAAATGATATCGTCAAGGAATCATGGAGCGAAAATGTTGAGGTTTTTGAGATTCTAGGTATGGTCAGAATTATCAATTATTGgataaaatcaaatctCATAGTTTTGCAATATTCTCAAACCAATATAGAGTTTGTTAATGCCGTGGCATACTTGATGAACGAtatcatgaaaaaaaagcctaatttttcttttaatgCCACGGAAAATCCTCCTAAAAGGACCTATTTATTTGAGGAAGATTTGATGGTGAATGGTTTATCTTTCGTTGATTATCAGTTATCCGACTTTCAGGACCATGATAAGATCCTCCAAATGGATCAGAATCTTGATAGATTAATTGGTGACCCGCCATTAGCCGACAAAGAATCAGCAACTTCTGAAATGTTTTTGAGGTTGCAAGTTGTTGTGAACTTGAGTTTCAActtattgatgaagaataaaTGTGGAGTAGAATGGTCAGATGATAAATCAcgtttcatcttcaataagaaaattgaCCTTAAAGAAACCGTTAAACCTAATACGAAGTCATCAAAAAGGCCGAATGAAAAGGCTAAGTTATCAAGAAAGATCAAAGTTTCCATCACCGATGACTCAATCCCCATGGCAGATTTGGAAAGGCAAATGCGAAACAGCTCtttgaattcttcttttccgaCTATGGGTTATAGTGGTTCATCTGTACCTATGGCGCCAGATACATTCAATATTAAACCCAGCGGCATAATAACAGGAAACAGAGTGAATTCGAAGACGTTTGAAAGTGAAGTGAGTGATCAAAGGGTAGATGACACCATTACAAATGTGTCTCCTGTTTACAGTAGCGCAGCAGTCTTTTCTTCGACCTCTACAGGTGGGTCATCCTTCGATTTGAGTAACATTTTATCTCCCGCGCAACCTAAATCCATGCAAGCACTAAACATACAAAAACCGTCCAGTGATATCCACCGTCAAGTTCAAAGTTCAATGCAAGGGGGGGTACATTCACCCCAACAACCGCCGCTATTGATGTCCTCGCTAAACTCCACGTATTCAAATTCCACGATGTCGTCATCTGCGTCAGTGGTATCCTATCCTTATATGTTCTTGAACCAACAAAGCCGAGGAGTAGTTCCGTCTTTTAATGCGCAGGATTTACAATGGCAGAATGAAGCATTTccatcaaattcaagaaatttttcgaACCCGGTGTGGATGAGCCATCAGCATCAAACCCCCGCACCACCAGTATATGCGCACTCGCAACAGCAGATGTACCAGCAACCCGCGCAGCAAGAAGCGGGCAAATATATGCAATTTTCCTATGGGGCCCCAAATTCTACTGGCAATATGAAGAGAAACGACCGTAACGGTATGTTTTAG